One Leisingera sp. NJS204 genomic region harbors:
- a CDS encoding replication initiation protein, with product MDAKDIPHNKLTGPLRRGSVKKNVAAIHVSGKLTLLQRKLSNVLLLNAYDTLITKPKHQIDAQTLCMMVGYNSNDMETLKQSLRSLAETVAEWDMLDEQGRQEWGVSSLLSYAKLAGGVCEYAYSPALAEKLHDPKVFALINLNIQRRFTSGHALALYENCYRFVRTGSTGWWDIALFRRLMGVDGSAYYESFKHLNAKIIKPAVAEVNKTSNILLTPEFKKMGRQVAEVRFLIKENPQLAMLDIDDGAGVRQGAVYTQLIGLGVSDRLARQWIAEHGEDYVAEKVGYLKSKKGVDSPVRYLSAALRDDYKDTPAETAKALPPEVLAAAEARRAADAEAARLAAAEDAVKARERSLRAQRLERIRDLAAGRSPTQRDADKRLFLSRLDTEIDREEFRNRGWAAALLAGEMAEFWEELIPGALEDLAG from the coding sequence ATGGACGCCAAAGACATCCCGCACAACAAGCTGACAGGCCCGCTGCGCCGGGGGTCGGTGAAGAAGAACGTGGCGGCCATTCATGTGTCCGGCAAGCTGACACTGCTGCAGCGCAAGCTGTCGAATGTGCTGCTGCTGAATGCCTATGACACGCTGATCACCAAGCCCAAGCACCAGATCGATGCGCAGACGCTGTGCATGATGGTGGGCTATAACTCCAATGATATGGAGACGCTGAAGCAGTCGCTGCGCAGCCTGGCAGAGACGGTGGCGGAATGGGACATGCTGGATGAGCAGGGGCGGCAGGAATGGGGGGTCAGTTCGCTGTTGTCCTATGCCAAGCTGGCGGGGGGCGTGTGCGAATATGCCTATTCTCCGGCGCTGGCGGAGAAGCTGCATGACCCCAAGGTCTTTGCGCTGATCAATCTGAATATTCAGCGCCGGTTCACCTCCGGCCATGCGCTGGCGCTGTATGAAAACTGCTATCGCTTTGTGCGCACCGGCTCGACCGGCTGGTGGGACATTGCGCTGTTCCGGCGACTGATGGGGGTGGATGGCAGCGCCTATTATGAGAGCTTCAAGCATCTGAATGCCAAGATCATCAAGCCGGCGGTGGCGGAGGTGAACAAGACCTCGAACATCCTGTTGACGCCGGAGTTCAAGAAAATGGGCCGGCAGGTGGCCGAGGTGCGGTTCCTGATCAAGGAGAACCCGCAGCTGGCGATGCTGGACATTGATGACGGGGCAGGGGTGCGGCAGGGGGCTGTTTACACCCAGCTGATCGGCCTCGGCGTCAGCGACCGGCTGGCGCGGCAGTGGATTGCCGAGCACGGCGAGGATTATGTGGCCGAGAAGGTCGGCTATCTGAAAAGTAAAAAGGGCGTGGACAGCCCGGTGCGCTATCTGAGCGCGGCGCTGCGCGATGATTACAAGGATACGCCCGCGGAGACCGCGAAGGCGCTGCCGCCCGAGGTGCTGGCGGCGGCAGAGGCGCGCCGTGCGGCAGACGCCGAGGCGGCCCGGCTTGCGGCGGCAGAGGATGCAGTCAAGGCGCGGGAGCGGTCATTGCGGGCGCAGCGGCTGGAGCGGATCCGGGACCTGGCCGCCGGGCGCTCACCGACCCAGCGGGATGCCGACAAACGGCTGTTCCTGAGCCGCCTGGATACAGAGATCGACCGCGAGGAATTCCGCAACCGGGGCTGGGCTGCGGCGCTGCTGGCCGGTGAGATGGCGGAATTCTGGGAAGAACTGATCCCCGGCGCGCTGGAGGATCTGGCAGGGTAG
- a CDS encoding AAA family ATPase, translating to MAKKPDTPLPPYFNLDPEAAAAKLGELVDTARFAKAAAFAGRGRDDLAKRGYAPDGRKRLRSFSTWEVCRYLIPVAPAHLRRVLNKNPDLPQGEGASGSRWFTLEDVLKLRDYFAEEGISTKEYRPYRPEGLPAKVVAVANFKGGVGKTSTAAHLAMSAALDGYKVLVVDLDSQGSMTSIMGGQVADEWQTVFPLLARDYAEAVEAENKVRAASGLDPIPLDETLTEAREVSLRNVVQKTHWPNIDLIGAQLNLYWAEFQIPVWRMGLRNWALWDALTNALDQGGALDDYDIVLLDTPPALGYLTINALAAADILMVPLGASFLEFDSTGRFFDMLYSTFASIEDGENAGRRRAGLPEMKFEWDVVRALITRFDASQQTDLANVIQAYFGDMMNAYRQDYTAMVGQAGESVSGIYEADYRNFNRDTYVRGREVFDRTYAEFKELLIGSWWRDQQMQQAEAHTEESEDGQTQTA from the coding sequence ATGGCAAAAAAACCTGACACCCCCCTGCCCCCCTATTTCAACCTGGATCCGGAGGCCGCGGCGGCCAAGCTCGGCGAGCTTGTCGATACCGCCAGATTTGCCAAGGCGGCAGCTTTCGCAGGCCGCGGACGCGACGACTTGGCAAAACGCGGCTACGCCCCCGACGGGCGCAAACGTCTGCGCAGCTTTTCCACATGGGAGGTCTGCCGCTACCTGATCCCTGTCGCCCCCGCCCACCTGCGCCGGGTGCTGAACAAAAACCCGGACTTGCCCCAGGGCGAGGGCGCCAGCGGCTCGCGCTGGTTCACCCTGGAAGACGTGCTGAAACTGCGCGACTATTTCGCCGAAGAAGGCATCAGCACCAAGGAATACCGCCCCTACCGCCCCGAAGGCTTGCCCGCCAAGGTGGTGGCCGTTGCCAACTTCAAGGGCGGCGTCGGCAAAACCTCCACCGCGGCGCATCTGGCAATGTCGGCAGCCCTTGACGGCTACAAGGTGCTGGTGGTCGATCTGGACAGCCAGGGCTCGATGACCTCGATCATGGGCGGCCAGGTGGCCGACGAATGGCAAACCGTTTTCCCGCTGCTGGCCCGCGACTATGCCGAGGCGGTGGAGGCTGAAAACAAAGTCCGCGCCGCCTCCGGCCTCGATCCCATTCCGCTGGACGAAACCCTGACCGAAGCGCGGGAGGTTTCGCTGCGAAACGTGGTGCAGAAAACCCACTGGCCCAACATCGACCTGATCGGCGCCCAGCTGAACCTCTACTGGGCCGAGTTTCAAATCCCGGTCTGGCGGATGGGGTTGCGCAACTGGGCGCTGTGGGACGCGCTGACCAATGCGCTGGATCAGGGCGGCGCGCTCGACGACTATGACATCGTGCTGCTGGATACCCCCCCTGCCCTCGGCTACCTGACCATCAACGCCCTGGCCGCCGCCGACATCCTGATGGTGCCGCTTGGCGCTTCGTTCCTTGAGTTCGACTCGACCGGCCGGTTCTTCGACATGCTCTATTCCACATTCGCCTCGATCGAGGACGGCGAAAACGCCGGCCGCCGCCGCGCGGGCCTGCCGGAGATGAAGTTCGAATGGGACGTGGTGCGCGCCCTGATCACCCGGTTCGACGCCAGCCAGCAGACCGATCTGGCCAATGTGATCCAGGCCTATTTCGGCGACATGATGAACGCCTACCGGCAGGATTACACCGCCATGGTCGGCCAGGCCGGCGAAAGCGTGTCGGGTATTTACGAGGCGGATTACCGCAACTTCAACCGCGATACTTATGTGCGCGGCCGCGAGGTGTTCGACCGCACCTATGCGGAATTCAAGGAACTGCTGATCGGCAGCTGGTGGCGCGATCAGCAGATGCAGCAGGCAGAAGCACACACTGAGGAGAGCGAAGATGGCCAGACGCAGACAGCTTGA